One genomic window of Tenacibaculum tangerinum includes the following:
- a CDS encoding polyketide synthase translates to MCIDFPKNRFQDVSKKISYQDIAKGGYLKEIDLFDYDFFNLDKVEAEKMYPGNRLLLEAAVKTVMNAGYHYNDLKNKRVATFVVQQESEYHSFFRRVNKNSSEASYLPMAGTRIANFFKWKGPVTAIDTACSSSLSALYYACQSIKNNDCDAAFVCGEVTDFIFKEAVENHPIYSKNFKCSPYDKDANGTFFGEGVMGVLIKPLDNALKDNDSIYAVVKGGALNRGEMASKNISVPKAESQTEVIELACENASVPLGNIEFIEGQGTGTLLGDTIELEGLSKAKNKHQSYKNCHISSVKGQVGHLGVLSGLVGLFRAIYALQSKQLLGQYNFNYSYSNIFEEKDNKIKIMSKNQAWESKRLLAGVSSFGMTGTNACVILENYHVSKIASKLGQMHLFLIAGKDQLQLKAVKKYIVKYLKGHKNICFGDLSYSLNRLFDNNECRELYAFTTYKELIDQLEEDKTITESFEADFIYLITEIYELEQSIALIERSIYYHEYKTIIEANSSLTVLEKAIIAQYFSFKLLAEVSNNSFRFIGGNIGKYVTKLLSGHLYPKDLVVLDQKKDFNEYKFIKYLVSLPPDKNYVLLTKKEDISNIFTELNDTFTKYKIGLNENPYVDALKIIINHGAHLSLKKHFKNGTFLQDLMLPVFDKKRCWPNTNKD, encoded by the coding sequence ATTTGTATTGATTTTCCAAAAAATAGATTTCAAGATGTTTCCAAAAAAATATCTTATCAAGATATTGCAAAAGGAGGCTATTTGAAAGAGATAGATTTGTTTGACTATGATTTTTTTAATTTAGATAAAGTTGAAGCCGAAAAAATGTACCCAGGTAACCGATTGTTACTTGAAGCAGCGGTAAAAACTGTAATGAATGCGGGTTACCATTATAATGATTTAAAAAACAAGCGTGTAGCAACTTTTGTAGTACAGCAAGAGTCCGAATATCATTCTTTTTTTCGTAGAGTTAATAAAAACTCTTCAGAGGCTTCTTATCTGCCTATGGCAGGTACCAGAATTGCAAATTTTTTTAAATGGAAAGGACCTGTAACGGCCATAGATACAGCTTGCTCATCATCATTATCGGCATTATATTACGCATGCCAAAGTATAAAAAACAATGATTGTGATGCAGCTTTTGTTTGTGGAGAAGTTACGGATTTTATATTTAAAGAAGCAGTGGAAAACCATCCAATATATTCTAAGAATTTTAAATGTTCTCCTTACGATAAAGATGCTAATGGAACTTTTTTTGGAGAAGGAGTTATGGGAGTTTTAATAAAACCATTAGATAATGCTCTTAAAGACAATGATTCTATTTATGCAGTAGTTAAGGGAGGAGCTTTAAACAGAGGAGAAATGGCTTCTAAAAACATATCGGTTCCAAAAGCAGAATCGCAAACAGAAGTTATAGAATTGGCATGTGAAAATGCATCTGTGCCTCTCGGAAATATTGAATTTATAGAAGGGCAAGGTACAGGAACTTTATTAGGAGATACTATTGAGTTAGAAGGATTGTCTAAAGCTAAAAATAAGCATCAGAGTTATAAAAATTGCCATATAAGTTCTGTAAAAGGACAGGTTGGTCACTTAGGAGTTTTATCGGGGTTAGTAGGTTTGTTCAGGGCAATTTATGCATTGCAAAGCAAACAGCTACTTGGTCAATACAATTTTAATTATTCATACTCCAATATTTTTGAAGAAAAGGATAATAAAATAAAAATCATGAGCAAAAATCAGGCTTGGGAAAGTAAGAGACTTTTAGCAGGAGTAAGTTCTTTTGGAATGACGGGAACAAATGCTTGTGTTATTTTAGAGAATTATCATGTGTCAAAAATAGCATCGAAATTAGGTCAAATGCATCTGTTTTTGATTGCGGGTAAGGACCAATTACAACTTAAGGCAGTAAAAAAGTATATTGTAAAGTATCTTAAAGGGCATAAAAATATCTGCTTTGGAGACCTAAGTTATTCACTTAATAGATTATTTGATAACAATGAGTGTCGTGAACTGTATGCTTTTACAACCTATAAGGAACTGATAGACCAATTAGAAGAAGATAAAACGATTACGGAAAGTTTTGAAGCTGATTTTATATACCTTATCACGGAAATTTACGAATTAGAACAAAGTATTGCTTTAATAGAGCGGAGTATATACTATCACGAATATAAAACAATTATAGAGGCTAATAGCTCTCTTACAGTACTCGAAAAAGCTATAATTGCACAATACTTTTCCTTTAAATTGTTAGCTGAGGTTAGCAATAACTCTTTTAGATTTATTGGCGGAAATATAGGAAAATATGTCACCAAACTCCTGTCGGGACATTTATACCCAAAGGATTTAGTGGTATTAGACCAAAAAAAGGATTTTAATGAATATAAGTTTATAAAATATTTAGTATCATTGCCCCCCGATAAAAACTATGTGCTATTAACAAAAAAAGAGGATATCTCTAATATATTTACCGAACTTAATGATACTTTTACTAAGTATAAAATAGGCTTAAATGAGAATCCATATGTTGATGCATTGAAAATAATAATAAATCATGGTGCTCATCTTAGTTTAAAAAAGCATTTTAAAAATGGTACTTTTCTTCAAGACCTTATGCTACCTGTTTTTGACAAAAAAAGATGCTGGCCAAATACAAATAAAGATTGA
- a CDS encoding amino acid adenylation domain-containing protein, with translation MTHALIPPILISNLNPEDFKNITALVIGGEHWSKELIKNWKGVCDIYNAYGPSEVSVITTIGKVAIDKPLDIGRPIFNTQCFVLNEYLDLQLVGAIGELYIGGESVGRGYLNNKELTHKSFMESPKDNVSRLYKTGDLVRWNYQGNLEFVGRLDNQVKVRGYRIETGEIKTNIEKCTGVRLAHILVEKNQFQVNEIVAFIETSEKIDSTYIEGTISDFIPSYMLPSRYIFMEQLPMTINGKVDEKKLKKAEMFTVFEENIVLPENETEKEIAKIWKELLGLKNDISVKENFFRLGGHSLTIARLLGELKKQFNIQAELKSLYLNPTIEKQAKLISNSEKEVFEHIKPVASNTNYVLSSSQKRLWVLCRFPNLNRAYNISNTKIVSGKLNVNTLEDAFISIINRHESLRTNFREDHNGTVYQIIRNKNIVPFTVEQHNTRDKKKDVTEILNDFTQKIFDLSSELLIRAQLIKIKEEEYILHYVVHHIVADGWSIDILENELKKCYNAISNNENSNLPSLNIHYKDYANWQQNTLNNSQGIAARNYWKAQFNDTLPVLDLPTDFIRPKVKTYQGRSEVFEIKADLLSWLNPILKQEEATVFMGLTALLNLFLYKYSGQTDIVLGVPVAGRDHVDLNNQIGFYVNTIALRTQFEEQNSFIDLLTTVKQNMLASYAHQMYPIDELFDHINIERDISRNALFDVMIAFQDLDEDKKDSLNFYGTKAAPYQGEKREYSLLDLTFSFVKRNDDFELEIEYDTDLFRGETIARMVANFFYLLNSINGRVNVAVNELEMVNEKEKHILLHEFNQPVISKKYASIKDLFEATTEQFPDRVAVLHDTKEINYSELNEKANQFADYLKSNHQLKKDDLLVIYMQKTEKLLISVLAAAKLGIAYVPADINAPKSRLDYIIQDTNARFLIDEQLYDSFAQDKNQYSRGNFKNNVKEQMPFTVIYTSGTTGKPKGSVISNKNVASRIQTEIKILNKKGKIITVNTTNAAFDVCLLEFFLPLLTGGSVLIPTQEQNDSHSNLVKAIKKHKVNVLQGTPSFVQLLFQEESVAKALKGITHICIGGESLNSSLVQRIKQILPNIKVNNHFGPTETTIDAIVNRDLSSFEQNIIGKPIAQTQVFIVNSKEVLVPLGATGEICIGGEGVTMGYLNNKALTDNRFIDSPWSEEKIYKTGDLGRWLPDGNIEFIGRKDSQIKIRGYRVELEEIEHTLIEHENISEAALIVKENELKNKELIAFVVLNKKMKSHEIKRHLKNKLAFYMIPNHIIEVPSISLTINGKKDYKLLENKLTEKGTHFMEEELRVPNKIDKQLLSLWEELLRIDKITLDDNFFSLGGNSIMIIEINNRLRKIFDTNFDISIFYEYTSILDLSDFITSKLDVKIDGSKQEESEGEIEILNF, from the coding sequence ATAACACATGCGTTAATTCCTCCTATTCTAATTTCAAATCTAAACCCTGAAGATTTTAAAAATATCACGGCATTAGTAATCGGAGGTGAGCACTGGAGTAAAGAGTTAATTAAAAATTGGAAAGGTGTTTGTGATATTTATAATGCCTATGGACCTTCAGAAGTTTCCGTTATCACAACTATTGGAAAGGTAGCTATAGATAAACCGCTAGACATAGGACGCCCTATTTTTAACACACAATGTTTTGTGCTTAATGAGTATTTAGACTTGCAGCTTGTAGGAGCTATTGGAGAACTTTATATAGGAGGAGAATCAGTAGGTAGAGGTTACTTAAATAATAAAGAGCTTACCCATAAGAGTTTTATGGAGAGTCCTAAAGATAATGTATCAAGACTATATAAAACAGGCGATTTAGTTAGGTGGAATTATCAAGGTAACTTAGAGTTTGTAGGACGATTAGACAATCAAGTTAAGGTAAGAGGTTATCGAATAGAAACTGGAGAAATAAAAACGAATATAGAGAAATGTACAGGAGTACGTCTTGCTCATATATTAGTAGAAAAAAACCAATTTCAAGTAAATGAAATTGTAGCTTTTATTGAAACTAGTGAAAAAATAGACTCAACATATATTGAGGGAACTATTAGTGATTTTATTCCTTCTTATATGTTGCCTTCTCGCTACATATTTATGGAGCAGTTGCCGATGACTATTAATGGGAAGGTAGACGAGAAAAAGTTAAAAAAAGCAGAAATGTTTACTGTATTTGAAGAAAATATAGTGTTGCCAGAAAATGAAACAGAAAAAGAAATAGCTAAAATATGGAAGGAGCTATTGGGTTTAAAAAATGATATTTCTGTTAAAGAAAACTTTTTTAGGTTAGGAGGTCATAGTTTAACTATTGCCAGATTACTTGGAGAGTTGAAAAAACAATTTAATATTCAAGCTGAATTAAAGAGTTTATATTTAAATCCAACGATAGAAAAACAAGCCAAACTTATTAGTAACTCTGAGAAGGAAGTTTTTGAGCATATAAAACCCGTTGCATCCAATACAAATTATGTACTGTCTTCTTCGCAAAAAAGACTTTGGGTGCTATGCCGCTTTCCAAACTTAAACCGAGCGTATAATATATCTAATACAAAAATAGTATCTGGTAAATTAAATGTTAATACTTTAGAAGATGCTTTTATTAGTATAATTAATCGTCATGAAAGTTTGAGAACAAATTTTAGAGAAGATCATAATGGTACTGTTTATCAAATAATACGAAATAAAAATATAGTTCCTTTTACCGTTGAACAACATAATACGAGAGATAAGAAAAAGGATGTTACGGAAATATTAAATGACTTTACACAAAAAATATTTGATTTATCTTCTGAATTACTTATCCGAGCTCAATTAATTAAAATAAAAGAAGAAGAATATATATTGCATTATGTTGTACATCATATTGTTGCAGATGGTTGGTCAATAGATATTTTAGAAAATGAATTAAAAAAATGCTATAACGCAATAAGTAATAATGAAAATTCAAATTTACCCTCTCTAAATATACACTATAAAGATTACGCAAATTGGCAACAAAATACTTTAAACAATTCTCAAGGAATAGCTGCTCGTAATTATTGGAAAGCGCAATTTAACGATACTCTTCCAGTTTTAGATTTACCTACCGATTTTATAAGACCTAAGGTGAAAACATATCAAGGGCGTTCTGAAGTGTTTGAAATAAAAGCAGACTTACTGTCTTGGTTAAATCCTATTTTAAAACAAGAAGAAGCAACTGTTTTTATGGGATTAACAGCATTGTTAAACTTGTTTTTATACAAATACTCGGGGCAAACCGATATAGTTCTTGGAGTTCCTGTCGCAGGAAGAGATCATGTAGATTTGAATAATCAAATAGGGTTTTATGTAAATACAATAGCTTTAAGAACACAATTTGAAGAGCAAAATAGTTTTATTGATTTACTAACTACAGTAAAACAAAATATGTTAGCAAGTTACGCACATCAAATGTATCCAATAGATGAGCTATTCGATCATATAAATATTGAAAGAGATATTAGTAGAAATGCATTATTTGATGTAATGATTGCTTTTCAAGATTTAGATGAAGACAAAAAAGACAGTTTAAACTTCTATGGAACTAAAGCAGCTCCATATCAAGGAGAGAAAAGAGAATACAGTTTACTAGACCTAACATTTAGCTTTGTAAAAAGAAATGATGATTTTGAATTGGAGATAGAGTATGACACCGATCTATTTCGAGGCGAAACAATAGCAAGAATGGTAGCTAATTTTTTCTATTTATTAAATTCAATAAATGGTCGAGTTAATGTAGCTGTTAATGAATTAGAAATGGTTAATGAAAAAGAAAAACACATTCTTTTACATGAATTTAACCAACCTGTAATTTCTAAGAAATATGCCTCAATTAAAGATTTGTTTGAAGCTACTACAGAACAGTTCCCCGATAGAGTAGCTGTGTTGCACGATACCAAAGAAATAAATTATAGTGAGCTTAATGAAAAAGCAAACCAGTTTGCAGATTATTTAAAAAGTAATCACCAATTGAAAAAGGATGATTTATTGGTGATTTACATGCAAAAAACAGAAAAGCTTTTAATATCTGTTCTAGCAGCAGCAAAGTTGGGCATTGCTTACGTACCAGCAGATATTAATGCACCGAAAAGTCGTTTAGATTACATTATACAAGATACAAATGCCCGATTCTTAATTGACGAGCAGTTATACGATTCTTTTGCACAGGATAAAAATCAGTATTCGAGAGGTAATTTCAAAAACAATGTGAAAGAACAAATGCCTTTTACAGTTATATATACCTCAGGAACCACTGGAAAACCGAAAGGAAGTGTTATAAGCAATAAAAATGTAGCATCAAGAATCCAAACAGAGATTAAAATACTAAACAAAAAAGGAAAAATAATAACCGTAAATACAACAAATGCAGCATTTGATGTTTGTTTGCTTGAATTCTTTTTACCCTTACTAACTGGAGGAAGCGTTCTTATACCTACTCAAGAGCAAAATGATTCACATAGTAATTTGGTAAAGGCAATAAAAAAACATAAAGTAAATGTTTTACAAGGTACTCCAAGTTTTGTACAACTTCTTTTTCAAGAAGAATCTGTTGCGAAAGCATTAAAAGGCATAACACATATTTGTATTGGAGGAGAGTCTCTAAACAGCTCATTGGTTCAAAGAATAAAACAAATATTACCTAACATAAAAGTAAATAACCATTTTGGACCTACAGAAACAACTATTGATGCAATTGTAAATAGAGATTTGAGCAGTTTTGAGCAGAATATAATAGGAAAACCTATAGCACAGACTCAAGTGTTCATTGTAAATTCAAAAGAAGTCTTAGTTCCATTAGGGGCAACAGGAGAAATTTGTATTGGAGGAGAAGGTGTTACTATGGGCTATTTAAATAATAAAGCTTTAACCGATAATAGATTTATTGACTCTCCATGGAGTGAAGAGAAAATTTATAAAACAGGAGATCTAGGAAGGTGGCTTCCTGATGGTAATATTGAGTTTATTGGTCGTAAAGATTCACAAATAAAAATACGTGGTTATAGAGTAGAACTTGAAGAAATAGAACATACTTTAATAGAACATGAAAATATTTCAGAAGCAGCATTAATAGTAAAGGAAAACGAACTTAAAAACAAAGAACTTATAGCCTTTGTTGTACTCAATAAAAAAATGAAGTCGCATGAAATTAAACGACATTTAAAAAACAAACTAGCGTTTTATATGATCCCAAATCATATTATTGAAGTACCTAGCATCTCTTTGACTATAAATGGTAAGAAAGATTATAAACTTTTAGAAAATAAGCTAACTGAAAAGGGAACGCATTTCATGGAAGAAGAACTAAGAGTACCAAATAAAATAGATAAGCAACTACTTTCTTTATGGGAAGAACTACTTAGAATAGATAAGATAACACTTGATGATAATTTTTTTAGTTTAGGTGGAAATTCCATTATGATTATTGAAATTAATAATAGACTAAGAAAGATTTTTGATACAAATTTTGATATTTCAATATTTTATGAATACACCAGTATCCTTGATTTATCTGATTTTATAACAAGTAAGTTAGATGTAAAAATAGATGGAAGTAAACAAGAGGAATCGGAAGGCGAAATAGAAATATTAAATTTTTAA